A genomic stretch from Candidatus Zixiibacteriota bacterium includes:
- the surE gene encoding 5'/3'-nucleotidase SurE, giving the protein MLILLTNDDGYSAAGLDVLRKYLSKYYRVVVVAPDRDRSGAAHSLTVTRPLRVKKIEKDYYAVDGTPTDAVMIAVYKLLKKKPDIVISGINNGANMGEDVTYSGTVAAAIEGTLFGIPSIAVSLTGKERLNHYDKNEYLKAAKFTRRVVNEITSKGLPDGVLLNINVPTGRGVDVRKYTITRLGERVYEDVITKKIDPRGQHYYWIAGQVRITGKTPDTDYGAILRKLISVTPLAVDITANSFIDDLKKWRF; this is encoded by the coding sequence ATGTTGATACTTCTAACAAACGATGACGGTTACTCGGCAGCTGGGCTGGATGTGCTTCGCAAATACCTGTCGAAGTATTACCGTGTTGTGGTCGTTGCCCCCGACCGCGACCGCTCCGGCGCCGCGCATTCCCTAACGGTTACCAGACCCCTTCGAGTGAAAAAAATCGAAAAGGATTACTACGCCGTGGATGGCACCCCCACCGATGCCGTTATGATAGCAGTCTATAAGCTTCTGAAAAAAAAGCCGGATATAGTCATTTCCGGCATCAATAACGGCGCTAATATGGGGGAGGATGTTACCTATTCGGGCACAGTAGCCGCCGCCATTGAAGGCACTCTTTTCGGCATCCCCTCAATAGCTGTCTCATTAACCGGCAAGGAACGGCTTAATCATTATGACAAAAACGAGTATCTGAAAGCGGCTAAATTCACTCGCAGAGTTGTAAATGAAATCACAAGTAAAGGTTTGCCGGATGGCGTCCTGTTGAATATCAATGTCCCGACCGGCAGGGGAGTAGATGTAAGAAAATATACAATCACTCGCTTAGGGGAACGCGTTTACGAGGATGTTATCACCAAAAAAATCGATCCCCGCGGGCAGCATTATTACTGGATTGCCGGTCAGGTTAGAATTACCGGCAAAACTCCCGATACCGATTACGGCGCAATTCTAAGAAAATTGATTTCTGTAACTCCTTTGGCTGTTGATATTACCGCCAATAGTTTTATCGATGATTTAAAAAAATGGCGTTTTTAA
- a CDS encoding glycosyltransferase family 2 protein, translated as MKTVAIIPTYQTAPYIKDVITDTKNYLNDILVVDDGSTDGSGDIASDCGVKVITHETNNGKGAALKTGFNYAIKHGYDAVITLDADGQHKAKYIPDFMNMYAKTRAGLIIGSRKSDKADMSFPRRCSNFLTSHMLSFLLCAYIEDSQSGYRLITTDLLKQVELKSDRYELETEIIIRAITHGFKTAFVPIKVVYGANFPSSISHFADTFRWVKMVLEEI; from the coding sequence ATGAAAACAGTGGCTATCATACCAACATACCAAACTGCGCCATATATCAAAGATGTAATCACTGACACTAAAAACTATCTCAATGACATCCTTGTCGTCGATGATGGCTCCACCGATGGCTCCGGTGATATCGCCAGCGATTGCGGTGTGAAGGTTATCACGCACGAGACAAACAATGGCAAAGGCGCGGCGTTAAAAACAGGCTTCAACTATGCAATCAAACATGGCTATGATGCTGTCATTACGCTTGATGCCGATGGCCAGCATAAAGCAAAATATATCCCTGATTTTATGAATATGTATGCCAAAACAAGAGCCGGCTTAATCATCGGCTCTCGAAAAAGCGATAAAGCCGACATGTCGTTTCCCCGCCGCTGTTCCAATTTCCTGACCTCGCATATGCTATCATTTTTACTATGTGCCTATATTGAGGATTCGCAGTCGGGCTATAGGCTGATAACGACTGACCTTCTCAAGCAGGTCGAGCTTAAATCCGACCGCTACGAATTGGAGACCGAGATTATTATCAGGGCAATAACGCATGGTTTCAAAACCGCCTTTGTACCGATAAAAGTGGTTTATGGCGCTAATTTCCCTTCCTCGATAAGCCATTTCGCCGATACATTCCGCTGGGTGAAAATGGTGCTGGAGGAGATTTAA